In the genome of Maribacter forsetii DSM 18668, the window TCTACGAGCAACATCATAAGGCATATCGGTTTGACCAATATGTACACCGTCCGCATCTATGGCAAGTGCAATATCTAATCGGTCATTGATGATCAATGGAATTCCATAGGTGCTACATAATTCTTTACACCGTAATGCACGTTGGTAAAACGTCAAGGTATCACAAATTTTCTCTCGTAATTGAATGATGGTGGCGCCACCTTTTAAAGCAGCTTTTAATATCGCAAAAAAGGAATTGTCATCTCTAATGCTATCATCGGTCACATACATTAAAGCATAATCTCCTTTAGGCATTTGTTTTCAATTTTGCTGCTAAAACCTCTGGAGTAATATCATATAAACTATCATAAAAATTCATTTGAAAACTCCCTGGTCCTGCACTTTTTTCATTAGCCATATCTCCTGCAACACCCATAATTGCCATTGCCGCTGTAGCTGCCAAATGAGCATTTTCTTCCACACCTAAACATGCACCCACCATGGCAGTTGCCGTGCAGCCCATACCAGTAATTTTAGCCATAAGCGGACTCCCATTTTCAATCTTACTAACGGTATTGCCAGTAATGATATAATCGGTTTCGCCACTAATTACAACCGTATTATTGAATTTCTTTGATAGTAGGGTGGCACCTTCAACAGCATCTTGCGTATCCATAGTACTATCTACACCTTTGGTTGAATTGGTCAACTTTGCCAAAGCCATAATCTCTGATGCATTACCACGAATTACATTAGGCGTAGCAGCGTTGAGAATCATTTGAGCAACTTCGGTTCTATATGCAGATGCACCAACGCCAACTGGATCAAATACAAACGGAGTATTTGTTGCCTTTGCTTGCTCAGCAGCAATAAGCATACTTTCTACCCATTTCTCACTCAATGTGCCCATATTGATAACTAAGGATGATGAAATAGTTACAATATCTGCAACTTCTTCTATAGCATGAGCCATAACAGGAGATGCCCCTACAGCTAACAATGCATTGGCGGTGTTATTCATTACAACATAATTGGTAATGTTATGTACTAACGGACCTTTAGTTTTTACTTGTTTTAATACGGATGAAATATTGCTCATTAAATAATTGTATTCGGTTATTTTATAGAACAACTAAGATCGTCATTTTCAAAAAAAATAGAACATAATACCGTATTACCTTTATGATAAGTTATTAACGAGATATTTTTTAGACTTCTTTAATCGTTTTTGGTAAAATAACCTTCATTTGAAACGGCAGCGTTACTAATGCTTATACTGGCTGTTTTGAACCAAACTTCTGCATAATTACCATCTGCATATTGCTTTTGAATATCGCCGCCATGGGTTTCTGCTCCTGAACACCAATTCATGTTTACGTCTGGAGATTTACCATTGGTTTGATTATACGCTCCTAACTTAAAGAAACAACCTTCGCCTGTGTAAGCTTCTTTTCGTTCCACACCATCTTGACCGATAGGAAAGAACAATTTTTTGGTTTGCTCTGGTATATTTGCTTTTGTAGAGTATTCCGATTCCAATAAATTTTTAGTGAACGTTTTGGTTTCATGTCCGTCACTCATAAACTTCAAGCTCATTATGCCATCTTTTACAACAACCTCATA includes:
- the thiM gene encoding hydroxyethylthiazole kinase, with translation MSNISSVLKQVKTKGPLVHNITNYVVMNNTANALLAVGASPVMAHAIEEVADIVTISSSLVINMGTLSEKWVESMLIAAEQAKATNTPFVFDPVGVGASAYRTEVAQMILNAATPNVIRGNASEIMALAKLTNSTKGVDSTMDTQDAVEGATLLSKKFNNTVVISGETDYIITGNTVSKIENGSPLMAKITGMGCTATAMVGACLGVEENAHLAATAAMAIMGVAGDMANEKSAGPGSFQMNFYDSLYDITPEVLAAKLKTNA